The following are from one region of the Pirellulales bacterium genome:
- the ispE gene encoding 4-(cytidine 5'-diphospho)-2-C-methyl-D-erythritol kinase, with the protein MHVRSTDAGLEVLAPAKLNLFLEVLGKRSDGFHEIETLMYPIALFDTLVFRDHASGEIRLTCEQTGVSRADRLPEGADNLVVRAVDLLRRKLGLTRGASLHLVKRIPLAAGLAGGSSDAAAALFAANRVWRLGLARDELAQVAAELGSDIPFFLHGGPAVCRGRGEIIEPAAGLGSLHFVVARPPVGLATADVYRACRASTEHRQVAGLLEALRQGSLASAACCLHNALQAAAESLSPWIARLSDEFGRLDVLGHRMSGSGTSYFGLCRHARHARRLAAMLRARGVGRVYAVQGTC; encoded by the coding sequence ATGCACGTTCGCTCGACAGACGCCGGCCTGGAAGTGCTGGCGCCCGCCAAACTGAACCTGTTTTTAGAGGTGCTCGGCAAGCGCAGCGATGGGTTTCATGAGATTGAAACGCTCATGTACCCCATCGCGCTGTTCGATACTCTCGTCTTTCGTGATCACGCGAGCGGCGAGATTCGCTTGACGTGCGAGCAAACCGGCGTGAGCCGGGCCGATCGGCTGCCCGAAGGCGCCGATAACCTCGTGGTCCGCGCCGTCGATCTGCTGCGCCGCAAGCTGGGCCTGACACGCGGCGCGTCGCTGCACCTGGTGAAGCGAATTCCCTTGGCGGCGGGACTGGCCGGCGGTTCGAGCGATGCGGCGGCCGCGTTGTTCGCCGCCAATCGAGTCTGGCGGCTGGGCTTGGCCCGCGATGAACTGGCGCAGGTGGCCGCCGAGCTGGGCAGCGATATTCCCTTCTTTTTGCACGGCGGCCCGGCAGTCTGCCGCGGCCGCGGGGAGATCATCGAACCGGCGGCAGGTCTCGGTTCATTGCACTTTGTGGTGGCCCGGCCGCCCGTGGGGCTGGCGACGGCCGACGTCTATCGCGCTTGCCGGGCTTCGACGGAGCATCGGCAAGTGGCCGGCCTGCTGGAGGCATTGAGGCAGGGGTCGCTGGCCAGCGCGGCGTGTTGTTTGCACAACGCGCTGCAGGCGGCGGCGGAGAGTCTGTCGCCCTGGATTGCCCGGCTCAGCGACGAGTTTGGCCGGCTCGATGTTTTGGGGCATCGCATGAGCGGCAGTGGAACGAGTTACTTCGGTTTATGTCGGCACGCACGCCATGCACGGCGGCTGGCCGCGATGTTGCGGGCTCGTGGCGTAGGGCGGGTCTACGCCGTTCAAGGTACGTGCTGA
- a CDS encoding SpoVG family protein, with amino-acid sequence MEITEVRIKLVDEAGERLQGFCSVTFDHCFVVRDLKIIDGSNGPFVAMPSRKLTAHCPGCGSKNHLRASYCNQCGQRLKDDRVAKDEDGRAKLYADIAHPINSLCREMIQEAVIRAFREEIERAKLPGYVSSYDDFDDLDYDRPARRPKPAAAGVTSRNGEKAKIEPAQAVPRAPHTPAPQPVAPAAKQNSFGAGIW; translated from the coding sequence GTGGAAATCACTGAGGTGCGCATTAAATTGGTGGACGAGGCCGGCGAGCGTCTGCAAGGCTTCTGCTCCGTCACGTTCGACCACTGTTTCGTGGTCCGCGATCTGAAGATCATCGACGGCAGCAACGGTCCTTTTGTGGCCATGCCCAGCCGCAAGCTCACGGCGCATTGCCCAGGCTGCGGCTCGAAGAACCACCTGCGGGCGTCGTATTGCAACCAATGCGGGCAACGCCTCAAAGACGACCGCGTGGCCAAAGACGAAGACGGCCGGGCGAAGCTGTATGCCGACATCGCTCACCCGATCAACTCCCTCTGCCGCGAGATGATCCAGGAGGCGGTGATTCGCGCCTTCCGCGAAGAGATCGAGCGCGCGAAGCTTCCCGGCTACGTCTCCAGCTACGACGATTTCGACGATCTCGACTACGACCGTCCCGCACGTCGGCCGAAGCCGGCGGCGGCCGGCGTCACGTCGCGCAACGGCGAGAAAGCGAAAATCGAGCCGGCCCAAGCGGTGCCCCGCGCGCCGCACACTCCGGCTCCGCAACCGGTGGCGCCGGCGGCGAAGCAGAACAGTTTTGGGGCGGGGATCTGGTGA
- a CDS encoding DUF2442 domain-containing protein, with translation MNTSAKLARAYVPSTALAKSLEFDDDMMRVVFMDGRVLSVPLAWIPSLRQAAPEQRVRYEIGGGGVSLHWPDLDEDISIAGLMAGVDRRSA, from the coding sequence ATGAATACTTCAGCTAAATTGGCGAGGGCTTATGTGCCAAGCACCGCGCTCGCTAAATCGCTTGAATTTGACGATGACATGATGCGCGTTGTGTTCATGGACGGACGGGTGTTGAGCGTTCCCCTGGCATGGATCCCCTCTTTGCGTCAGGCAGCGCCGGAGCAACGTGTACGCTATGAAATCGGCGGTGGCGGCGTCAGCTTGCACTGGCCTGACCTGGACGAGGACATCTCCATCGCCGGTTTGATGGCGGGCGTCGACCGGCGTTCTGCCTGA
- a CDS encoding VIT1/CCC1 transporter family protein — translation MPSVHHVEQHFTASDTVRDIVIGMSDGLTVPFALAAGLSGAVSDTKIIVTAGMAEIVAGAVAMGLGGYLAAKVDVEHFAAERAREERETVEMPDEEAAEVGQIFRGYGLDETSVTAIVASIRADRDRWVDFMMRFELGLEEPDPRRAQTSAWTIGLSYIAGGLVPLVPYMLHRSVEAGLIGSIVLTLVALLVFGYIKGRFTTARPIRSALQTLLVGGIAAAAAFALAKWVA, via the coding sequence ATGCCGTCCGTCCATCACGTCGAACAACACTTTACGGCTTCTGACACGGTCCGCGACATCGTGATCGGCATGTCCGACGGGCTGACCGTGCCCTTCGCCTTGGCGGCCGGCCTTTCGGGCGCCGTGAGCGACACGAAGATCATCGTGACGGCGGGCATGGCGGAGATTGTGGCCGGGGCCGTTGCGATGGGACTCGGCGGCTACCTGGCGGCCAAGGTCGACGTCGAGCACTTTGCCGCCGAGCGGGCCCGAGAGGAGCGCGAGACGGTGGAGATGCCCGACGAAGAGGCCGCCGAAGTGGGGCAAATCTTTCGCGGCTACGGGCTGGACGAAACGAGCGTGACGGCCATTGTGGCCTCGATCCGTGCCGACCGGGACCGCTGGGTCGATTTCATGATGCGGTTCGAGCTCGGTCTGGAAGAGCCTGATCCGCGGCGTGCCCAGACCAGCGCCTGGACGATCGGGTTGTCCTACATCGCCGGCGGGCTGGTGCCGCTCGTGCCTTACATGCTGCATCGCTCGGTGGAAGCCGGCTTGATCGGCTCGATCGTACTGACGCTGGTGGCCCTGTTGGTGTTCGGCTATATCAAGGGCCGGTTCACAACCGCGCGGCCGATTCGCAGTGCGCTGCAAACCCTGCTCGTGGGCGGCATCGCCGCCGCCGCGGCGTTTGCGCTGGCCAAGTGGGTGGCGTAG
- a CDS encoding polysaccharide biosynthesis/export family protein, which yields MERRFRRLEWLCLVALAVAVVGMPLALVARSLRERNDVPIRQILHTENDLARHAVPLAEQAGYVTLCQALGPAAPYPVKGLDCATGACGEMGWPDARPVDWQRYAQGEYLGHARTAHVSEYRLRVGDVLDFVFRLTRMPTSRAYRLKVGDRVRLELLADPTLTSELEIQADGNLTLPLAGPVHTARLTVPQLRSLAEERYSKYYKQPTVTITPLKLNSRLEDLRASIDRRFGQGGQTRRATVTPEGTVQLPVVQSVSVQGLTLAETQREIESRVAEQIDGVEITPVLVTRAPRYVYLLGEVRRPGRYELVAPTTVMQAIALAGGWNYGGNLWHTVIFRRGDDWRLIATQLDLRGSLYGHRPCPADEIWINDSDVVLVPKSRVLVAENIIALMFVEGVFHIAPFHSGFANNMLRYRGTLPHLPFLPSGPSVIPIIAPTSPAAPSIPTPPIGPPAAAPTPTVTPLPTPPIPLAQ from the coding sequence ATGGAACGCAGATTTCGCCGCTTAGAATGGCTGTGCCTTGTAGCGCTGGCCGTGGCTGTGGTGGGCATGCCGCTTGCGCTCGTAGCCCGCTCGCTCCGCGAGCGGAACGACGTTCCAATTCGGCAAATCCTCCATACTGAAAACGATCTCGCTCGCCACGCCGTTCCGCTTGCGGAGCAAGCGGGCTACGTTACGCTCTGCCAAGCCCTCGGCCCGGCGGCGCCGTATCCCGTCAAAGGTCTCGATTGTGCCACCGGGGCCTGCGGCGAAATGGGCTGGCCCGATGCCCGACCCGTCGATTGGCAGCGGTACGCCCAAGGCGAATACCTGGGCCATGCCCGCACGGCACACGTCAGCGAATATCGTCTCCGCGTCGGCGACGTGCTCGACTTCGTGTTTCGACTGACGCGAATGCCGACCTCTCGGGCATATCGCCTGAAAGTCGGCGACCGAGTTCGCCTGGAGCTGTTGGCCGATCCGACCTTGACGAGCGAGCTGGAAATCCAGGCCGACGGCAACCTCACGTTGCCGTTGGCCGGCCCCGTCCACACGGCGCGGCTCACCGTGCCGCAGCTCCGTTCGCTCGCGGAAGAGCGCTACTCGAAGTACTACAAGCAGCCGACCGTCACCATCACGCCGCTCAAGCTCAACTCACGGCTGGAGGATCTGCGGGCGTCGATCGACCGCCGCTTCGGGCAAGGCGGGCAGACCCGCCGGGCCACGGTCACGCCGGAAGGGACGGTGCAGTTGCCCGTGGTTCAATCCGTGTCGGTGCAGGGTTTGACGCTGGCCGAGACCCAGCGCGAAATCGAATCGCGGGTGGCCGAGCAGATCGACGGCGTCGAAATCACACCGGTGCTGGTGACACGGGCGCCGCGATACGTCTATCTGTTGGGCGAAGTCCGCCGCCCCGGCCGCTATGAGCTGGTGGCGCCGACCACGGTGATGCAGGCCATCGCTCTGGCCGGCGGCTGGAACTACGGCGGGAACCTGTGGCACACCGTGATCTTCCGCCGCGGCGACGACTGGCGACTGATCGCCACACAACTCGATCTGCGCGGCAGCCTCTACGGCCACCGCCCTTGTCCGGCCGATGAAATCTGGATCAACGATTCCGACGTGGTGCTGGTGCCCAAGAGCCGCGTGTTGGTGGCCGAAAACATCATCGCGCTGATGTTTGTGGAAGGCGTTTTTCACATCGCTCCGTTTCACTCCGGGTTTGCCAACAACATGCTGCGATACAGGGGCACACTGCCGCACTTGCCTTTTCTGCCCAGCGGCCCGAGCGTGATACCGATCATCGCCCCCACGTCGCCCGCCGCACCATCGATTCCGACGCCGCCGATCGGCCCGCCCGCCGCGGCCCCCACGCCCACCGTAACGCCGTTGCCCACACCGCCGATTCCGTTGGCGCAGTAG
- a CDS encoding sugar phosphate isomerase/epimerase, translated as MKLGLINSAWVQADQPTVFGLRKTKEIGFDTVDLFVDPLEIDVRERRLIKNECDRLELPIVSLACVAVGLIDFNPAVRKFHLSRARAYLDLAYEYEAKNVLLVIGEYIWNKEVIPPDEQWRAGVETVRELGQRAGELDLEIVLELEPFPLSLVNNIDTMVRFLDDVNSPSVKANIDISHLVLSKVAPEELRRLKGRAGHVHISDCDGEVHGDLPPGRGVVPFEPYLREIKQLGIDGAVSVELEYSPQPERIVEWVEEAYRETDRRMRAVGLRT; from the coding sequence ATGAAACTCGGCCTCATCAACTCCGCCTGGGTGCAAGCCGATCAGCCGACCGTCTTCGGACTGCGTAAAACCAAAGAGATCGGCTTCGACACCGTCGACCTCTTCGTCGATCCGTTGGAGATCGACGTCCGTGAGCGGCGGCTGATCAAGAACGAGTGCGACCGTCTCGAACTGCCGATCGTCTCGCTGGCCTGCGTCGCCGTCGGGCTGATCGACTTCAACCCCGCCGTCCGCAAATTCCACCTGTCGCGCGCCCGCGCTTATCTCGACCTGGCGTACGAATACGAAGCGAAGAACGTACTGCTGGTGATCGGCGAGTATATCTGGAACAAAGAGGTGATTCCGCCCGACGAGCAATGGCGGGCCGGCGTCGAGACGGTGCGCGAGCTTGGCCAGCGGGCAGGCGAGTTGGATCTCGAAATCGTGCTGGAGCTGGAACCGTTTCCGCTCTCGCTGGTCAACAACATCGACACGATGGTCCGCTTCCTCGACGACGTGAATTCGCCGTCGGTGAAAGCCAACATCGACATCTCGCACCTCGTGCTGTCGAAGGTGGCGCCCGAAGAATTGCGGCGGCTGAAGGGACGGGCGGGCCACGTACACATCTCCGATTGCGACGGCGAAGTCCACGGCGACCTGCCGCCCGGCCGCGGCGTCGTGCCATTCGAGCCGTACCTGCGCGAGATCAAGCAACTTGGCATCGACGGGGCCGTTTCGGTGGAACTGGAGTATTCGCCCCAGCCCGAACGGATTGTCGAATGGGTCGAGGAAGCTTATCGCGAGACCGACCGCCGCATGCGTGCGGTTGGGCTGCGGACGTAG